One Candidatus Delongbacteria bacterium genomic window, AAATTATTAAATTTTCTTGTAAAAAAAAGAAAATTATTAAATTTTCTTGTAAAAAAAAGAAAATTATTAAATTTTCTTGTAAAAGAATATTAATAATTTCCATTTATTATGATTTTAATATCTCGTATAGGATTCAGGACTGTCAAATGCTAATTGGCAGTCTATCTTTTTTAATAAATCAACTTGAGTCGTTTCCAATTGTCCTGTTTCATATAAGGCTTTTAGGGAAATAACCCCCGTAATCCAAGAGGAAAAACTATTAATGGAGCAAGTCATCTCAATATCTGTATGGACTCCGGTTTGTACGGTTGTTAAATGTTCTTTTTCTAAAATATTAAATTTCAATCCGTAGGATAAGTTCTTTGTAACTTTTTTTAATAGAAATTCAGGATCTAAAACAAGTGGCATTAATCCTAATCCAACATCTGCCACCTTAAGGCTTATAATATCTAGGGTTTGTGGCTTTGGTACATATAATGTGTTTTCAAGAAGCTGATGGAAATTCGGATTGAATGTTGCAATTTCAATATAATCAATTTGATCTTTCTGGTCATGAAAGAAATCTGTAAAGGCCATTAAAGCTTTTGAATTTGTATACAGCATATCTGTAACTTTTAGCTTCTGAGATTGGTTGTTATCAGAATTTAAACCCTTCTGATGAAAAAACATATATCCAATTAGCTCATCACCGTCTTTGGCAACCAATAGTTTCTTGCCTTGGTACCTGTTAATTCTTGACTTCTCCGAATTAAGCCTTAAGCTCATGCCATTCGTTTTTCTTGCTTGATCATCATATATTTTATGCATGTTTTCGAAATCCTTTTCACAGCCATATGACAACAAGAATTTTAAACCAGTACCTTTAAAATCTTGGGGTTTTACGCAATAAGTATATACAGGTGCACCATATCCAAATCCAAAATTCCTATAAAATCTTGTATTAAAAGGATACAAATAGTACAAGGTAATATTCTCTTCTTTTGCCCTCTTAATAGAATCCAGTATTAAGGCTTGAGCTACCCCTTTTTTCTTATGTAATAAATCGACTGCCAACATACCTATACCAGCAGTTTTAATGAACTCACCATGAAAATTCGTTTCAAAGGTATAATGTAACACTGTTCCTAGCAATTCTTCATTTTCATAGGCTCCTAATAGAAGTATTGGATCTTCGGAGAGCATTCCCTCCACCATTTTTTTAATGCGTTCTCCTTCATCAGGCGCACCAGTAAAGCTACCTGCATAAGCGGCTTGAGTTATGCGAACCATCTCATCATAATCTTTTTCAGGAATTACTTTAATTTCCATACGTCCTCCTTTATATATTTCAAGTTTACC contains:
- a CDS encoding GNAT family N-acetyltransferase; its protein translation is MEIKVIPEKDYDEMVRITQAAYAGSFTGAPDEGERIKKMVEGMLSEDPILLLGAYENEELLGTVLHYTFETNFHGEFIKTAGIGMLAVDLLHKKKGVAQALILDSIKRAKEENITLYYLYPFNTRFYRNFGFGYGAPVYTYCVKPQDFKGTGLKFLLSYGCEKDFENMHKIYDDQARKTNGMSLRLNSEKSRINRYQGKKLLVAKDGDELIGYMFFHQKGLNSDNNQSQKLKVTDMLYTNSKALMAFTDFFHDQKDQIDYIEIATFNPNFHQLLENTLYVPKPQTLDIISLKVADVGLGLMPLVLDPEFLLKKVTKNLSYGLKFNILEKEHLTTVQTGVHTDIEMTCSINSFSSWITGVISLKALYETGQLETTQVDLLKKIDCQLAFDSPESYTRY